In Sphingobacterium thalpophilum, a genomic segment contains:
- a CDS encoding DUF6686 family protein produces the protein MSKLVCPLANVEEVFSTTAGTVYQCSRKNCFWLEYNNETTSFSVSDFLKFKKRIDAIDVEHMLHDTTRSSDFEIIMPFRTERCFILAVEDVLQLRELLDGAKFMMELNSVVRTCLQVSPFAVFA, from the coding sequence ATGTCAAAATTGGTTTGTCCGTTAGCAAATGTTGAGGAAGTTTTTTCAACCACAGCAGGTACAGTTTATCAATGTAGCCGCAAAAATTGTTTCTGGTTGGAGTATAATAATGAAACAACCTCTTTCTCGGTATCGGATTTTTTGAAGTTTAAGAAACGTATCGATGCGATTGATGTTGAGCACATGCTTCACGACACAACACGTTCATCGGATTTTGAAATCATTATGCCTTTCCGTACGGAAAGATGTTTCATCTTAGCTGTAGAGGATGTCCTTCAATTGCGCGAATTGTTAGATGGCGCTAAATTTATGATGGAATTGAATAGCGTCGTCAGAACTTGTTTGCAGGTTTCGCCATTTGCAGTTTTTGCATAA
- a CDS encoding ferritin, which yields MKDLLKLKSSLKEEIENILNAQIKVEAHSSALYLAMSSWCDDQGLENASEFFAKQSNEEREHMLKLFNYINNRGGRAISPEVTGIPQDFESFRGVFEQTLEQEMFVTEQFNNIADKCAKAKDYVTFNFVQWFLEEQVEEEFVARRILELFDVIGEDGTGRWEIDKHLVKVSFAGE from the coding sequence ATGAAAGATTTATTGAAATTAAAATCTTCTTTGAAAGAAGAGATCGAAAATATATTGAATGCACAGATTAAAGTTGAAGCTCATTCTTCAGCCTTATATTTGGCAATGTCTTCATGGTGTGATGATCAAGGTTTGGAAAATGCTTCAGAATTTTTTGCGAAACAATCCAACGAAGAGCGCGAGCACATGTTGAAGCTTTTCAATTATATCAACAACCGCGGTGGTCGTGCAATTTCTCCGGAAGTTACAGGTATCCCGCAAGATTTTGAATCGTTCCGTGGCGTTTTTGAACAAACATTGGAACAAGAGATGTTTGTTACTGAACAGTTCAACAACATCGCTGATAAATGTGCTAAAGCGAAGGATTATGTTACTTTTAATTTTGTACAATGGTTCTTGGAAGAGCAAGTAGAAGAGGAGTTTGTTGCAAGACGTATCCTTGAGTTGTTCGATGTAATTGGTGAAGATGGTACTGGCCGTTGGGAAATTGACAAACACCTCGTTAAGGTTAGCTTTGCGGGTGAATAG